Sequence from the Maniola hyperantus chromosome Z, iAphHyp1.2, whole genome shotgun sequence genome:
atatatatatatactatttaCATAAATGTTACCGGTAATTGTATAGAATACCAAAGCATTCCATAAAATCCCTAAAACATTAAGACTaggcataaaatatttttttatttcatactttGCCTCGATTCCCAAACTGCTAtaggaaatgtatgaaattCGGGATGAAAAATATCTCACAACTATAAATATTTGTATACAAGTGCgattatgtttgtctgtctgtcatctaGTAATGCATAAGGGTCAAAATATGTGGTCCAGACGAAATCTGAGCACCCTGACTCCACACAGTCGTCTGTCTTACCCCTAGAGAATTTTTGTAATGTGCGAAGAAAGAAGAGAGTCTTCTGGTGTAGGCCATTTAAAAACTTGATCTTTAATCTCTTAatcattaccatcatcatcactattatcattactatgatcatgatcatgaaaaataaaacataaataaactgGAAATCTTGTCTATAACTATTATGATTACGATTAAAATGATCATTATTATCATGAAAATCATGATCACTATCATAATTCTCAGTTTagctgtattttattttttatttatttactaattcTATGGTATACTAttacattttatacatttcCTAGGAGCATTTTGGAATTGTATGGAGGGCCTAGGAAATGTATGAAATATCAACGAaagattgcatattttatactttgcatATTTTTATCTTTGAATCTTTGGCAAAAATAGCCCCGTATTTCTTGGAATGACTAGGTATTCTAtagaatacctaaaacattcaggcagtgtataaaatattttttatttcatactttCTATCTTTTACTTTCATGCTAGGCAgtctatactattattatacaactagctgatacccgagactttgttcgtgtggatttaggtttttaaaaatcccatgcgaactctttgattttctgggataaaaagtagcctatgtcactctccaggtctttaactatacccattaaaaaaatcacggcaatgctttgctccgttgcaacgtgatagaaggacaaaccaacaaacaaacacactttcacatttataataatatagtagtgATAGTATAGTTTAATATGTTAATTATGTACTGTGTTCAGCTTACAGGTTAGTTCGGTAAGTTCTTAAGTGTTAATTCGGTGGGTAATTAGTTAATACTTTATCAAGGTCATTAAAAAAGACTATTCAATCAAACTAGTTAAGTATTCATGCCCAGTAGTAAATTGAATATGAACTATagctaaaaagtaaaacaattgTTTTTCAGGTCCCACATTTAGAAAGAGTGTGCCAAGCATGTCGTTTGGCAGCTAGAAGAATTGTTCGACGACATTTGCAACAGGACGCAAATCGAGGTGCTGTTATACATGCTGTACAGGTTCCTGAACTAGAAGCTATACAGGCTCCTGCACCAGAAGCTGCACAGGCTCCTGCGATACAAGCTGTACAGGCTCCTGCACCAGAAGCTGTACAGGCTCCTCCACCAGAAGCTGTACAGGATCCTGCACCAGAAGCTGTACAGGCTCCTGAACCACCACCACTTCCGCCGCATAACTTATTTCAGCCGCAAAGGAGGCAAGAACAAATCATTACCTCAAGAAAATATAAACGTGTCGCTTCAACTACAAGACATTGTTTATTTCCTGATTGTAGAAATGTTGAACGTTATTTAATTCCAAGAATTATGAAGGAAACTATTCTAAGTCGCCACAGAATTTACATTCCACCTTGTGCTCGTGTTTGTAACCTTCATTTGAACTGGGAATATTGGGACCAACTACGTGCGAGGCATACAGATTTCACTAGTTCCCAAATGGATAACATGCTTGATATGTTAGAGAAGATTTCATTGTCAAATAAAATCGACTTCAGTAATGTTCATTCCATCCCACCCAACCTATGTCACTACTGGCTAGGTTTGAATGCTACCCAGTTTTATAATTTGTTGAACAGTATACCACAGTTGTATGAAAAGGTACCAGATGCAAGTGTTgcattaagtatttatttaaccaAATTAAGAACAGGAGACAGCAATGAGAGATTGACTGGACTTTTTAACATGCCAAGAAGTACCTTAGAACGTAATATGAATAAAGCAAGAAATGTTTTGACTGAACGCCTTGTGCCTCTACATTTGGGACTTCGTCATATGACTATAAGTGAAGTGGCAGCTAGAAACACAGTAATACCAGAAGGTCTTTATGGAAACAATACAATGCCTATAGAAACCAAACCAGCTATCACCATTTGTGACGCTACCTATGTTTACGTTCAAAGTAGCagcaattatttatttcaaaagcaAACCTATAGTTTGCATAAGTATACAAATCTTGTAAAGCCATTTATGATTGTGTGCTGCGATGGCCACATTTTAGATTGCCTTGGCCCTTATAAAGCTACAACTAATGATGCCTCAATAATGAGCAAAGAATTCAGCAGTGCAGAAGGGACCATGCGATTATACTTCCGTGAAGGTGATGTCTTCATACTGGACAGGGGCTTTAGAGATGTGGTTGCACAGCTGCAGGGATACGGATATCAGACACATATGCCTGAATCTTTACTAGAAGGCCAGCACCAACTAACTACACGACAGGCAAACAAGTCTCGTTGTGTTACAATGTGTAGATGGGTAGTTGAGGTAGTAAACGGTCGAATAAAAcgtgattttaaattatttcgccaagattattttaataaagctgCAAAACATCTTATGGAAGACTTCCGAATTGCCTGTGCTCTAACAAACAAGTTCCACCCTGTGATCGAGGATAAACAGGAATATTATGAGTACCTGGAAATAGCTAAGCAAAGATTAAATATGCCTAATCATTTAGCTGATATTGTACAGAGAGAACAGCTGAATAGAAGGCGAAGTATGTTCCAAAACATAGATGGTGACCACCCTCACTTGGAGCAGTTTCCAAGGCTTACCATAGAGCAATTGAAAAAGTTTGCTCTCGGAACGTACCAGCTGAAACAGGCGAGATCCTACTACGGCGAACACATTCGCCAAGATGGCACATATGTCGTCGAAATAAATGAGTCTATTGAGGAAGATTTGCCATTAGTTCTGGGTGTCAATAATTATCTTCTTCGTGGCAGAGTAAAGTCCCGGCACGTGAGCAGCAGAACTTACTACACATATCTTTTGATCAACAAGAATGAAGAAAATGCTAATACGCTGAGTGCTATTTCAGGCTACTGTTGTAGCTGCCTAGTAGGCAATCGCACAGTGGGGTGTTGTGCGCACATCATGACTGTCACATGGTATCTGAGCTGGGGTCGCCATAATGACATTCAAGCACCGGCCCAATATTTAGATGATATATTTGAAGAATACTGTTATGAAAACGAGTAAATAATGTATTAAACATTATTAAAGTACTCATTTTCATACTTGACTCACGACAATCTCACATCAAAGGTATGTTCAATCTGAAATGAAATaaaccaattctgaacaagtttggtgttgtcctgtaataaagcaaaatcttCTTTGTTAAccgacagaccagctgcatctgacgtatGACACCAACTtagaggaagatgttcctgttgcatggccgagcccacaactatagtgaaggtaagtaaccgtagtttctatttaaagtaagctatcaagtattaatactgtattcttcagtttaacagcagtgtagaatcaaccaattctgaacaagtttggtgttgtcctgtaataaagcaaaatcctctttgttaacagacagaccagctgcatctgacgtaagacaccaacttagaggaagatgttcctgttgcatggccgagcccacaactatagtgaaggtaagtaaccgtagtttctatttaaagtaagctatcaagtattaatactgtattcttcagtttaacagcagtgtagaatcaaccaattctgaacaagtttggtgttgtcctgtaataaagcaaaatcctctttgttaacagacagaccagctgcatctgacgtaagacacccacttggaggaagatgttcctgacagaccagctgcatctgacgtaagacacccacttggaggaagatgttcctgttgcatggccgagcccacaactatagtgaaggtaagtaaccgtagtttctatttaaagtaagctatcaagtattaatactgtattcttcagtttaacagcagtgtagaatcaaccaattctgaacaagtttggtgttgtcctgtaataaagcaaaatcctctttgttaacagacagaccagctgcatctgaagcatgacacccacttggaggaagatgttcctgacagaccagctgcatctgacgtaagacacccacttggaggaagatgttcctgttgcatggccgagcccacaactatagtgaaggtaagAAACCGTGGTTGCTATTTAAAGTAAGCTCacaagtattaatactgtattcttcagtttaacagcagtgtagaatcaaccaattctgaacaagtttggtgttgtcctataataaagcaaaatcctctttgttaacagacagaccagctgcatctgaagcATGAGACCCACtcggaggaagatgttcctgttgcatggccgagcccacaactatagtgaaggtaagtaaccgtagtttctatttaaagtaagctatcaagtattaatactgtattcttcagtttaacagcagtgtagaatcaaccaattctgaacaagtttggtgttgtcctgtaataaagcaaaatcctctttgttaacagacagaccagctgcatctgacgtaagacacccacttggaggaagatgttcctgacagaccagctgcatctgacgtaagacacccacttggaggaagatgttcctgttgcatggccgagcccacaactatagtaaaggtaagtaaccgttgtttctatttaaagtaagctatcaagtattaatactgtattcttcagtttaacaacagtgtagaatcaaccaattctgaacaagtttggtgttgtcctgtaattaagcaaaatcctctttgttaacagacagaccagctgcatctgacgtaagacacccacttggaggaagatgttcctgacagaccagctgcatctgacgtaagacacccacttggaggaagatgttcctgttgcatggccgagcccacaactatagtgaaggtaagtaaccgtagtttctatttaaagtaagctatcaagtattaatactgtattcttcagtttaacagcagtgtagaatcaaccaattctgaacaagtttggtgttgtcctgtaataaagcaaaatcctctttgttaacagacagaccagctgcatctgacgtaagacacccacttggaggaagatgttcctgttgcatggccgagcccacaactatagtgaaggtaagtaaccgttgtttctatttaaagtaagctatcaagtattaatactgtattcttcagtttaacaacagtgtagaatcaaccaattctgaacaagtttggtgttgtcctgtaataaagcaaaatcctctttgttaacagacagaccagctgcatctgacgtaagacacccacttggaggaagatgttcctgttgcatggccgagcccacaactatagtgaaggtaagtaaccgtagtttctatttaaagtaagctatcaagtattaatactgtattcttcagtttaacagcagtgtagaatcaaccaattctgaacaagtttggtgttgtcctgtaataaagcaaaatcctctttgttaacagacagaccagctgcatctgacgtaagacacccacttggaggaagatgttcctaacagaccagctgcatctgacgtaagacacccacttggaggaagatgttcctgttgcatggccgagcccacaactatagtgaaggtaagtaaccgtagtttctatttaaagtaagctatcaagtattaatactgtattcttcagtttaacaacagtgtagaatcaaccaattctgaacaagtttggtgttgtcctgtaataaagcaaaatcctctttgttaacagacagaccagctgcatctgaagcATGAGACCCatttggaggaagatgttcctgttgcatggccgagcccacaactatagtgaaggtaagtaaccgtagtttctatttaaagtaagctatcaagtattaatactgtattcttcagtttaacagcagtgtagaatcaaccaattctgaacaagtttggtgttgtcctgtaataaagcaaaatcctctttgttaacagacagaccagctgcatctgacgtaagacacccacttggaggaagatgttcctaacagaccagctgcatctgacgtaagacacccacttggaggaagatgttcctgttgcatggccgagcccacaactatagtgaaggtaagtaaccgttgtttctatttaaagtaagctatcaagtattaatactgtattcttcagtttaacagcagtgtagaatcaaccaattctgaacaagtttggtgttgtcctgtaataaagcaaaatcctctttgttaacagacagaccagctgcatctgacgtaagacacccacttggaggaagatgttcctaacagaccagctgcatctgacgtaagacacccacttggaggaagatgttcctaacagaccagctgcatctgacgtaggacacccacttggaggaagatgttcctgttgcatggccgagcccacaactatagtgaaggtaagtaaccgttgtttctatttaaagtaagctatcaagtattaatactgtattcttcagtttaacagcagtgtagaatcaaccaattctgaacaagtttggtgttgtcctgtaataaagcaaaatcctctttgttaacagacagaccagctgcatctgacgtaagacacccacttggaggaagatgttcctaacagaccagctgcatctgacgtaagacacccacttggaggaagatgttcctgacagaccagctgcatctgacgtaggacacccacttggaggaagatgttcctgttgcatggccgagcccacaactatagtgaaggtaagtaaccgttgtttctatttaaagtaagctatcaagtattaatactgtattcttcagtttaacagcagtgtagaatcaaccaattctgaacaagtttggtgttgtcctgtaataaagcaaaatcctctttgttaacagacagaccagctgcatctgacgtaagacacccacttggaggaagatgttcctgacagaccagctgcatctgacgtaagacacccacttggaggaagatgttcctgttgcatggccgagcccacaactatagtgaaggtaagtaaccgttgtttctatttaaagtaagctatcaagtattaatactgtattcttcagtttaacaacagtgtagaatcaaccaattctgaacaagtttggtgttgtcctgtaataaagcaaaatcctctttgttaacagacagaccagctgcatctgacgtaagacacccacttggaggaagatgttcctgttgcatggccgagcccacaactatagtgaaggtaagtaaccgttgtttctatttaaagtaagctatcaagtattaatactgtattcttcagtttaacagcagtgtagaatcaaccaattctgaacaagtttggtgttgtcctgtaataaagcaaaatcctctttgttaacagacagaccagctgcatctgacgtaagacacccacttggaggaagatgttcctaacagaccagctgcatctgacgtaagacacccacttggaggaagatgttcctgacagaccagctgcatctgacgtaagacacccacttggaggaagatgttcctgttgcatggccgagcccacaactatagtgaaggtaagtaaccgttgtttctatttaaagtaagctatcaagtattaatactgtattcttcagtttaacagcagtgtagaatcaaccaattctgaacaagtttggtgttgtcctgtaataaagcaaaatcctctttgttaacagacagaccagctgcatctgacgtaagacacccacttggaggaagatgttcctgacagaccagctgcatctgacgtaagacacccacttggaggaagatgttcctgttgcatggccgagcccacaactatagtgaaggtaagtaaccgttgtttctatttaaagtaagctatcaagtattaatactgtattcttcagtttaacagcagtgtagaatcaaccaattctgaacaagtttggtgttgtcctgtaataaagcaaaatcctctttgttaacagacagaccagctgcatctgaagcATGAGACCCatttggaggaagatgttcctgttgcatggccgagcccacaactatagtgaaggtaagtaaccgtagtttctatttaaagtaagctatcaagtattaatactgtattcttcagtttaacagcagtgtagaatcaaccaattctgaacaagtttggtgttgtcctgtaataaagcaaaatcctctttgttaacagacagaccagctgcatctgacgtaagacacccacttggaggaagatgttcctgttgcatggccgagcccacaactatagtgaaggtaagtaaccgttgtttctatttaaagtaagctatcaagtattaatactgtattcttcagtttaacaacagtgtagaatcaaccaattctgaacaagtttggtgttgtcctgtaataaagcaaaatcctctttgttaacagacagaccagctgcatctgacgtaagacacccacttgaaggaagatgttcctgttgcatggccgagcccacaactatagtgaaggtaagtaaccgttgtttctatttaaagtaagctatcaagtattaatactgtattcttcagtttaacaacagtgtagaatcaaccaattctgaacaagtttggtgttgtcctgtaataaagcaaaatcctctttgttaacagacagaccagctgcatctgaagcATGAGACCCatttggaggaagatgttcctgttgcatggccgagcccacaactatagtgaaggtaagtaaccgtagtttctatttaaagtaagctatcaagtattaatactgtattcttcagtttaacagcagtgtagaatcaaccaattctgaacaagtttggtgttgtcctgtaataaagcaaaatcctctttgttaacagacagaccagctgcatctgacgtaagacacccacttggaggaagatgttcctaacagaccagctgcatctgacgtaagacacccacttggaggaagatgttcctgttgcatggccgagcccacaactatagtgaaggtaagtaaccgttgtttctatttaaagtaagctatcaagtattaatactgtattcttcagtttaacagcagtgtagaatcaaccaattctgaacaagtttggtgttgtcctgtaataaagcaaaatcctctttgttaacagacagaccagctgcatctgacgtaagacacccacttggaggaagatgttcctaacagaccagctgcatctgacgtaagacacccacttggaggaagatgttcctgacagaccagctgcatctgacgtaggacacccacttggaggaagatgttcctgttgcatggccgagcccacaactatagtgaaggtaagtaaccgttgtttctatttaaagtaagctatcaagtattaatactgtattcttcagtttaacagcagtgtagaatcaaccaattctgaacaagtttggtgttgtcctgtaataaagcaaaatcctctttgttaacagacagaccagctgcatctgacgtaagacacccacttggaggaagatgttcctgacagaccagctgcatctgacgtaagacacccacttggaggaagatgttcctgttgcatggccgagcccacaactatagtgaaggtaagtaaccgttgtttctatttaaagtaagctatcaagtattaatactgtattcttcagtttaacaacagtgtagaatcaaccaattctgaacaagtttggtgttgtcctgtaataaagcaaaatcctctttgttaacagacagaccagctgcatctgacgtaagacacccacttgaaggaagatgttcctgttgcatggccgagcccacaactatagtgaaggtaagtaaccgttgtttctatttaaagtaagctatcaagtattaatactgtattcttcagtttaacagcagtgtagaatcaaccaattctgaacaagtttggtgttgtcctgtaataaagcaaaatcctctttgttaacagacagaccagctgcatctgaagcATGAGACCCatttggaggaagatgttcctgttgcatggccgagcccacaactatagtgaagg
This genomic interval carries:
- the LOC117995487 gene encoding uncharacterized protein, which translates into the protein MENPSLRCINCSIRLRFLPSQSLNQLDEETFNTLATWVTPTPISREDVICMECFTALQNALQAGPAPAPLFGHRSVCFACGTSTLRTRTSPVHANSAERNVILRWVSPHLVPHLERVCQACRLAARRIVRRHLQQDANRGAVIHAVQVPELEAIQAPAPEAAQAPAIQAVQAPAPEAVQAPPPEAVQDPAPEAVQAPEPPPLPPHNLFQPQRRQEQIITSRKYKRVASTTRHCLFPDCRNVERYLIPRIMKETILSRHRIYIPPCARVCNLHLNWEYWDQLRARHTDFTSSQMDNMLDMLEKISLSNKIDFSNVHSIPPNLCHYWLGLNATQFYNLLNSIPQLYEKVPDASVALSIYLTKLRTGDSNERLTGLFNMPRSTLERNMNKARNVLTERLVPLHLGLRHMTISEVAARNTVIPEGLYGNNTMPIETKPAITICDATYVYVQSSSNYLFQKQTYSLHKYTNLVKPFMIVCCDGHILDCLGPYKATTNDASIMSKEFSSAEGTMRLYFREGDVFILDRGFRDVVAQLQGYGYQTHMPESLLEGQHQLTTRQANKSRCVTMCRWVVEVVNGRIKRDFKLFRQDYFNKAAKHLMEDFRIACALTNKFHPVIEDKQEYYEYLEIAKQRLNMPNHLADIVQREQLNRRRSMFQNIDGDHPHLEQFPRLTIEQLKKFALGTYQLKQARSYYGEHIRQDGTYVVEINESIEEDLPLVLGVNNYLLRGRVKSRHVSSRTYYTYLLINKNEENANTLSAISGYCCSCLVGNRTVGCCAHIMTVTWYLSWGRHNDIQAPAQYLDDIFEEYCYENE